A window of Theropithecus gelada isolate Dixy chromosome 14, Tgel_1.0, whole genome shotgun sequence contains these coding sequences:
- the MEN1 gene encoding menin: MGLKAAQKTLFPLRSIDDVVRLFAAELGREEPDLVLLSLVLGFVEHFLAVNRVIPTNVPELTFQPSPAPDPPGGLTYFPVADLSIIAALYARFTAQIRGAVDLSLYPREGGVSSRELVKKVSDVIWNSLSRSYFKDRAHIQSLFSFITGTKLDSSGVAFAVVGACQALGLRDVHLALSEDHAWVVFGPNGEQTAEVTWHGKGNEDRRGQTVNAGVAERSWLYLKGSYMRCDRKMEVAFMVCAINPSIDLHTDSLELLQLQQKLLWLLYDLGHLERYPMALGNLADLEELEPTPGRPDPLTLYHKGIASAKTYYRDEHIYPYMYLAGYHCRNRNVREALQAWADTATVIQDYNYCREDEEIYKEFFEVANDVIPNLLKEAASLLEAGEERPGEQSQGTQSQGSALQDPECFAHLLRFYDGICKWEEGSPTPVLHVGWATFLVQSLGRFEGQVRQKVRIVSREAEAAEAEEPWGEEAREGRRRGPRRESKPEEPPPPKKPALDKGLGASQGAVSGPPRKPPGTVPGTARGPEGGSTAQVPAPAASPPPEGPVLTFQSEKMKGMKELLVATKINSSAIKLQLTAQSQVQMKKQKVSTPSDYTLSFLKRQRKGL, from the exons atGGGGCTGAAGGCCGCCCAGAAGACGCTGTTCCCGCTGCGCTCCATCGACGACGTGGTTCGCCTGTTTGCTGCCGAGCTGGGCCGAGAGGAGCCGGACCTGGTGCTCCTTTCCTTGGTGCTGGGCTTCGTGGAGCATTTTCTGGCTGTCAACCGCGTCATCCCCACCAACGTTCCCGAGCTCACCTTCCAACCCAGCCCCGCCCCCGACCCGCCTGGCGGCCTCACCTACTTTCCCGTGGCCGACCTGTCTATCATCGCCGCCCTCTATGCCCGCTTCACCGCCCAGATCCGAGGCGCTGTCGACCTGTCCCTCTATCCTCGAGAAGGGGGTGTCTCCAGCCGTGAGCTGGTGAAGAAGGTCTCCGATGTCATATGGAACAGCCTCAGCCGCTCCTACTTCAAGGATCGAGCCCACATCCAGTCCCTCTTCAGCTTCATCACAG GCACCAAATTGGACAGCTCCGGTGTGGCCTTTGCTGTGGTTGGGGCCTGCCAGGCCCTGGGTCTCCGGGATGTCCACCTCGCCCTGTCTGAGGATCATGCCTGGGTAGTGTTTGGGCCCAATGGGGAGCAGACAGCTGAGGTCACCTGGCATGGCAAGGGCAACGAGGACCGCAGGGGCCAGACGGTCAACGCTGGTGTGGCTGAGCGG AGCTGGCTGTACCTGAAAGGATCATACATGCGCTGTGACCGCAAGATGGAGGTGGCATTCATGGTGTGTGCCATCAACCCTTCCATTGACCTGCACACCGACTCGCTGGAGCTGCTGCAGCTGCAGCAG AAGCTGCTCTGGCTGCTCTATGACCTGGGACATCTGGAAAG GTACCCCATGGCCTTAGGGAACCTGGCAGATCTGGAGGAGCTGGAGCCCACCCCTGGCCGGCCAGATCCACTCACCCTCTACCACAAG GGCATTGCCTCAGCCAAGACCTACTATCGGGATGAACACATCTACCCCTACATGTACCTGGCTGGCTACCACTGTCGCAACCGCAACGTGCGCGAAGCCCTGCAGGCCTGGGCAGACACAGCCACTGTCATCCAGGA CTACAACTACTGCCGGGAAGACGAGGAGATCTACAAGGAGTTCTTCGAAGTAGCCAATGATGTCATCCCCAACCTGCTGAAGGAGGCAGCCAGCTTGCTGGAGGCGGGCGAGGAGCGGCCAGGGGAGCAGAGCCAG GGCACCCAGAGCCAAGGTTCTGCCCTCCAGGACCCTGAGTGCTTCGCCCACCTGCTGCGATTCTACGACGGCATCTGCAAATGGGAGGAGGGCAGTCCCACGCCTGTGCTGCACGTGGGCTGGGCCACCTTTCTTGTGCAGTCCCTAGGCCGTTTCGAGGGACAG GTGCGGCAGAAGGTGCGCATAGTGAGccgagaggccgaggcagccgAGGCCGAGGAGCCATGGGGCGAGGAAGCCCGGGAAGGCCGGCGGCGGGGCCCACGGCGGGAGTCCAAGCCAGAGGAGCCCCCGCCACCCAAGAAGCCAGCACTGGACAAGGGCCTGGGTGCCAGCCAGGGTGCAGTGTCAGGACCCCCCCGGAAGCCCCCTGGGACGGTCCCTGGCACAGCCCGAGGCCCTGAAGGTGGCAGCACGGCTCAGGTGCCAGCGCCTGCAGCGTCACCACCGCCAGAGGGTCCAGTGCTCACTTTCCAGAGTGAGAAGATGAAGGGCATGAAGGAGCTGCTGGTGGCCACCAAGATCAACTCGAGCGCCATCAAGCTGCAACTCACGGCACAGTCGCAAGTGCAGATGAAAAAGCAGAAAGTGTCCACCCCTAGTGACTACACTCTGTCTTTCCTCAAGCGGCAGCGCAAAGGCCTCTAA
- the MAP4K2 gene encoding mitogen-activated protein kinase kinase kinase kinase 2 isoform X2 produces the protein MALLRDVSLQDPRDRFELLQRVGAGTYGDVYKARDTVTSELAAVKIVKLDPGDDISSLQQEITILRECRHPNVVAYIGSYLRNDRLWICMEFCGGGSLQEIYHATGPLEERQIAYVCREALKGLHHLHSQGKIHRDIKGANLLLTLQGDVKLADFGVSGELTASVAKRRSFIGTPYWMAPEVAAVERKGGYNELCDVWALGITAIELGELQPPLFHLHPMRALMLMSKSSFQPPKLRDKTRWTQNFHHFLKLALTKNPKKRPTAEKLLQHPFTTQQLPRALLTQLLDKASDPHLGTPSPEDCELETYDMFPDTIHSRGQHGPAERTPSEIQFHQVKFGAPRRKETDPLNEPWEEEWTLLGKEELSGSLLQSVQEALEERSLTIRSASEFQELDSPEDAMGTIKRAPFLGPFPTEPPAEEPLSSPPGTLPPPPSGPNSAPLLPTAWATMKQREDPERSSCHGLPPTPKVHMGACFSKVFNGCPLRIHAAVTWIHPVTRDQFLVVGAEEGIYTLNLHELHEDTLEKLISHRCSWLYCVNNVLLSLSGKSTHIWAHDLPGLFEQRRLQQQVPLSIPTNRLTQRIIPRRFALSTKIPDTKGCLQCRVVRNPYTGATFLLAALPTSLLLLQWYEPLQKFLLLKNFSSPLPSPAGMLEPLVLDGKELPQVCVGAEGPEGPGCRVLFHVLPLEAGLTPDILIPPEGIPGSAQQVIQVDRDTVLVSFERCVRIVNMQGEPTATLAPELTFDFPIETVVCLQDSVLAFWSHGMQGRSLDTNEVTQEITDETRIFRVLGAHRDIILESIPTDNPQAHSNLYILTGHQSTY, from the exons ATGGCGCTGCTGCGGGATGTGTCGCTGCAGGACCCGCGGGACCGCTTCGAGCTGCTGCAGCGCGTGGGGGCCGGGACCTATGGCGACGTCTACAAG GCCCGCGACACGGTCACGTCCGAACTGGCCGCCGTGAAGATAGTCAAGCTAGACCCAG GGGACGACATCAGCTCCCTCCAGCAGGAAATCACCATCCTGCGTGAGTGCCGTCACCCCAATGTGGTGGCCTACATTGGCAGCTACCTCAG GAATGACCGCTTGTGGATCTGCATGGAGTTCTGCGGAGGGGGCTCCCTGCAGGAGATTTACCATG CCACTGGGCCCCTGGAGGAGCGGCAGATTGCCTACGTCTGCCGAGAGGCTCTGAAG GGGCTCCACCACCTGCATTCTCAGGGGAAGATCCACAGAGACATCAAG GGAGCCAACCTTCTCCTCACTCTCCAGGGAGATGTCAAGCTGG CTGACTTTGGGGTGTCAGGCGAGCTGACAGCGTCTGTGGCCAAGAGGAGGTCTTTCATTGGGACTCCCTACTG GATGGCTCCGGAGGTGGCTGCCGTGGAGCGCAAAGGTGGCTACAACGAGCTATGTGACGTCTGGGCCCTGGGCATCACCGCCATTGAGCTGGGCGAGCTGCAGCCCCCTCTATTTCACCTGCACCCCATGAG GGCCCTGATGCTCATGTCGAAGAGCAGCTTCCAGCCGCCTAAACTGAGAGATAAGACTCGCTG GACCCAGAATTTCCACCACTTCCTCAAATTGGCCCTGACCAAGAATCCCAAGAAGAGGCCGACAGCAGAGAAGCTCCTGCAG CACCCGTTCACAACCCAGCAGCTCCCTCGGGCCCTCCTCACACAGCTGCTGGACAAAGCCAGTGACCCTCATCTAGGGACCCCCTCCCCTGAGGACTGTGAGCTGGAG aCCTATGACATGTTTCCAGACACCATTCACTCCCGGGGGCAGCACGGCCCGGCCGAGAGGACCCCTTCAGAGATCCAGT TTCACCAGGTGAAATTTGGCGCCCCACGCAGGAAGGAAACTGACCCACTGAATGAGCCG TGGGAGGAAGAGTGGACACTACTGGGAAAGGAAGAGCTCAGTGG GAGCCTGCTGCAGTCGGTCCAGGAGGCCCTGGAGGAAAG GAGCCTGACCATTCGGTCAGCCTCAGAATTCCAG GAGCTGGACTCCCCAGAAGATGCCATGGGAACCATCAAGCGGGCCCCGTTCCTAGGGCCATTCCCCACTGAGCCTCCAGCAGAGGAGCCTCTGTCCAGTCCCCCAG gaaccctgcccccacctccttcAGGCCCCAACAGCGCCCCACTGCTGCCCACGGCCTGGGCCACCATGAAGCAGCGGGAGGATCCTGAG agGTCGTCCTGCCACGggctccccccaacccccaaggtGCAC ATGGGCGCCTGCTTCTCCAAGGTCTTCAACGGCTGCCCCCTGCGGATCCACGCTGCTGTCACCTGGATTCACCCTGTTACTCGGG ACCAATTCCTGGTGGTGGGGGCCGAGGAAGGCATCTACACACTCAACCTGCATGAACTGCATGAGGATACGCTGGAGAAG CTGATTTCACATCGCTGCTCCTGGCTCTACTGCGTGAACAACGTGCTGCTGTCACTCTCAG GGAAATCCACGCACATCTGGGCCCATGACCTCCCAGGCCTGTTTGAGCAGCGGAGGCTACAGCAACAGGTTCCCCTCTCCATCCCCACCAACCGCCTCACACAGCGCATCATCCCCAG GCGCTTTGCTCTGTCCACCAAGATTCCTGACACCAAAGGCTGCTTGCAGTGTCGTGTGG TGCGGAACCCCTACACGGGTGCCACCTTCCTGCTGGCCGCCCTGCCCACCAGCCTGCTCCTGCTGCAGTGGTACGAGCCGCTGCAGAAGTTCCTGCTGCTGAAG AACTTCTCCAgccccctgcccagcccagctggGATGCTGGAGCCACTGGTGCTGGATGGGAAGGAGTTGCCGCAGGTGTGTGTGGGGGCCGAAGGGCCTGAGGGGCCTGGCTGCCGCGTCCTGTTCCATGTCCTGCCCCTGGAGGCTGGCCTGACGCCTGACATCCTCATCCCACCTG AGGGAATCCCAGGCTCGGCTCAGCAGGTGATCCAGGTGGACAGGGACACAGTCCTAGTCAGCTTTGAAC GCTGCGTGAGGATTGTCAACATGCAGGGCGAGCCCACGGCCACACTGGCGCCTGAGCTGACCTTTGACTTCCCCATTGAGACTGTGG TGTGCCTGCAGGACAGCGTGCTGGCCTTCT
- the MAP4K2 gene encoding mitogen-activated protein kinase kinase kinase kinase 2 isoform X1: MCRCRTRGTASSCCSAWGPGPMATSTRCAGRRDGRESREEGASPAPRGGIQPPAPPPIPLHPPPLQARDTVTSELAAVKIVKLDPGDDISSLQQEITILRECRHPNVVAYIGSYLRNDRLWICMEFCGGGSLQEIYHATGPLEERQIAYVCREALKGLHHLHSQGKIHRDIKGANLLLTLQGDVKLADFGVSGELTASVAKRRSFIGTPYWMAPEVAAVERKGGYNELCDVWALGITAIELGELQPPLFHLHPMRALMLMSKSSFQPPKLRDKTRWTQNFHHFLKLALTKNPKKRPTAEKLLQHPFTTQQLPRALLTQLLDKASDPHLGTPSPEDCELETYDMFPDTIHSRGQHGPAERTPSEIQFHQVKFGAPRRKETDPLNEPWEEEWTLLGKEELSGSLLQSVQEALEERSLTIRSASEFQELDSPEDAMGTIKRAPFLGPFPTEPPAEEPLSSPPGTLPPPPSGPNSAPLLPTAWATMKQREDPERSSCHGLPPTPKVHMGACFSKVFNGCPLRIHAAVTWIHPVTRDQFLVVGAEEGIYTLNLHELHEDTLEKLISHRCSWLYCVNNVLLSLSGKSTHIWAHDLPGLFEQRRLQQQVPLSIPTNRLTQRIIPRRFALSTKIPDTKGCLQCRVVRNPYTGATFLLAALPTSLLLLQWYEPLQKFLLLKNFSSPLPSPAGMLEPLVLDGKELPQVCVGAEGPEGPGCRVLFHVLPLEAGLTPDILIPPEGIPGSAQQVIQVDRDTVLVSFERCVRIVNMQGEPTATLAPELTFDFPIETVVCLQDSVLAFWSHGMQGRSLDTNEVTQEITDETRIFRVLGAHRDIILESIPTDNPQAHSNLYILTGHQSTY, encoded by the exons ATGTGTCGCTGCAGGACCCGCGGGACCGCTTCGAGCTGCTGCAGCGCGTGGGGGCCGGGACCTATGGCGACGTCTACAAGGTGCGCCGGGCGACGGGACGGGCGGGAGAGCCGGGAGGAGGGTGCCAGCCCCGCACCCCGCGGCGGGATCcagcccccggccccgccccccaTCCCGCTTCACCCTCCGCCCCTGCAGGCCCGCGACACGGTCACGTCCGAACTGGCCGCCGTGAAGATAGTCAAGCTAGACCCAG GGGACGACATCAGCTCCCTCCAGCAGGAAATCACCATCCTGCGTGAGTGCCGTCACCCCAATGTGGTGGCCTACATTGGCAGCTACCTCAG GAATGACCGCTTGTGGATCTGCATGGAGTTCTGCGGAGGGGGCTCCCTGCAGGAGATTTACCATG CCACTGGGCCCCTGGAGGAGCGGCAGATTGCCTACGTCTGCCGAGAGGCTCTGAAG GGGCTCCACCACCTGCATTCTCAGGGGAAGATCCACAGAGACATCAAG GGAGCCAACCTTCTCCTCACTCTCCAGGGAGATGTCAAGCTGG CTGACTTTGGGGTGTCAGGCGAGCTGACAGCGTCTGTGGCCAAGAGGAGGTCTTTCATTGGGACTCCCTACTG GATGGCTCCGGAGGTGGCTGCCGTGGAGCGCAAAGGTGGCTACAACGAGCTATGTGACGTCTGGGCCCTGGGCATCACCGCCATTGAGCTGGGCGAGCTGCAGCCCCCTCTATTTCACCTGCACCCCATGAG GGCCCTGATGCTCATGTCGAAGAGCAGCTTCCAGCCGCCTAAACTGAGAGATAAGACTCGCTG GACCCAGAATTTCCACCACTTCCTCAAATTGGCCCTGACCAAGAATCCCAAGAAGAGGCCGACAGCAGAGAAGCTCCTGCAG CACCCGTTCACAACCCAGCAGCTCCCTCGGGCCCTCCTCACACAGCTGCTGGACAAAGCCAGTGACCCTCATCTAGGGACCCCCTCCCCTGAGGACTGTGAGCTGGAG aCCTATGACATGTTTCCAGACACCATTCACTCCCGGGGGCAGCACGGCCCGGCCGAGAGGACCCCTTCAGAGATCCAGT TTCACCAGGTGAAATTTGGCGCCCCACGCAGGAAGGAAACTGACCCACTGAATGAGCCG TGGGAGGAAGAGTGGACACTACTGGGAAAGGAAGAGCTCAGTGG GAGCCTGCTGCAGTCGGTCCAGGAGGCCCTGGAGGAAAG GAGCCTGACCATTCGGTCAGCCTCAGAATTCCAG GAGCTGGACTCCCCAGAAGATGCCATGGGAACCATCAAGCGGGCCCCGTTCCTAGGGCCATTCCCCACTGAGCCTCCAGCAGAGGAGCCTCTGTCCAGTCCCCCAG gaaccctgcccccacctccttcAGGCCCCAACAGCGCCCCACTGCTGCCCACGGCCTGGGCCACCATGAAGCAGCGGGAGGATCCTGAG agGTCGTCCTGCCACGggctccccccaacccccaaggtGCAC ATGGGCGCCTGCTTCTCCAAGGTCTTCAACGGCTGCCCCCTGCGGATCCACGCTGCTGTCACCTGGATTCACCCTGTTACTCGGG ACCAATTCCTGGTGGTGGGGGCCGAGGAAGGCATCTACACACTCAACCTGCATGAACTGCATGAGGATACGCTGGAGAAG CTGATTTCACATCGCTGCTCCTGGCTCTACTGCGTGAACAACGTGCTGCTGTCACTCTCAG GGAAATCCACGCACATCTGGGCCCATGACCTCCCAGGCCTGTTTGAGCAGCGGAGGCTACAGCAACAGGTTCCCCTCTCCATCCCCACCAACCGCCTCACACAGCGCATCATCCCCAG GCGCTTTGCTCTGTCCACCAAGATTCCTGACACCAAAGGCTGCTTGCAGTGTCGTGTGG TGCGGAACCCCTACACGGGTGCCACCTTCCTGCTGGCCGCCCTGCCCACCAGCCTGCTCCTGCTGCAGTGGTACGAGCCGCTGCAGAAGTTCCTGCTGCTGAAG AACTTCTCCAgccccctgcccagcccagctggGATGCTGGAGCCACTGGTGCTGGATGGGAAGGAGTTGCCGCAGGTGTGTGTGGGGGCCGAAGGGCCTGAGGGGCCTGGCTGCCGCGTCCTGTTCCATGTCCTGCCCCTGGAGGCTGGCCTGACGCCTGACATCCTCATCCCACCTG AGGGAATCCCAGGCTCGGCTCAGCAGGTGATCCAGGTGGACAGGGACACAGTCCTAGTCAGCTTTGAAC GCTGCGTGAGGATTGTCAACATGCAGGGCGAGCCCACGGCCACACTGGCGCCTGAGCTGACCTTTGACTTCCCCATTGAGACTGTGG TGTGCCTGCAGGACAGCGTGCTGGCCTTCT
- the MAP4K2 gene encoding mitogen-activated protein kinase kinase kinase kinase 2 isoform X3 — MALLRDVSLQDPRDRFELLQRVGAGTYGDVYKARDTVTSELAAVKIVKLDPGDDISSLQQEITILRECRHPNVVAYIGSYLRNDRLWICMEFCGGGSLQEIYHATGPLEERQIAYVCREALKGLHHLHSQGKIHRDIKGANLLLTLQGDVKLADFGVSGELTASVAKRRSFIGTPYWMAPEVAAVERKGGYNELCDVWALGITAIELGELQPPLFHLHPMRALMLMSKSSFQPPKLRDKTRWTQNFHHFLKLALTKNPKKRPTAEKLLQHPFTTQQLPRALLTQLLDKASDPHLGTPSPEDCELETYDMFPDTIHSRGQHGPAERTPSEIQFHQVKFGAPRRKETDPLNEPWEEEWTLLGKEELSGSLLQSVQEALEERSLTIRSASEFQELDSPEDAMGTIKRAPFLGPFPTEPPAEEPLSSPPGPNSAPLLPTAWATMKQREDPERSSCHGLPPTPKVHMGACFSKVFNGCPLRIHAAVTWIHPVTRDQFLVVGAEEGIYTLNLHELHEDTLEKLISHRCSWLYCVNNVLLSLSGKSTHIWAHDLPGLFEQRRLQQQVPLSIPTNRLTQRIIPRRFALSTKIPDTKGCLQCRVVRNPYTGATFLLAALPTSLLLLQWYEPLQKFLLLKNFSSPLPSPAGMLEPLVLDGKELPQVCVGAEGPEGPGCRVLFHVLPLEAGLTPDILIPPEGIPGSAQQVIQVDRDTVLVSFERCVRIVNMQGEPTATLAPELTFDFPIETVVCLQDSVLAFWSHGMQGRSLDTNEVTQEITDETRIFRVLGAHRDIILESIPTDNPQAHSNLYILTGHQSTY; from the exons ATGGCGCTGCTGCGGGATGTGTCGCTGCAGGACCCGCGGGACCGCTTCGAGCTGCTGCAGCGCGTGGGGGCCGGGACCTATGGCGACGTCTACAAG GCCCGCGACACGGTCACGTCCGAACTGGCCGCCGTGAAGATAGTCAAGCTAGACCCAG GGGACGACATCAGCTCCCTCCAGCAGGAAATCACCATCCTGCGTGAGTGCCGTCACCCCAATGTGGTGGCCTACATTGGCAGCTACCTCAG GAATGACCGCTTGTGGATCTGCATGGAGTTCTGCGGAGGGGGCTCCCTGCAGGAGATTTACCATG CCACTGGGCCCCTGGAGGAGCGGCAGATTGCCTACGTCTGCCGAGAGGCTCTGAAG GGGCTCCACCACCTGCATTCTCAGGGGAAGATCCACAGAGACATCAAG GGAGCCAACCTTCTCCTCACTCTCCAGGGAGATGTCAAGCTGG CTGACTTTGGGGTGTCAGGCGAGCTGACAGCGTCTGTGGCCAAGAGGAGGTCTTTCATTGGGACTCCCTACTG GATGGCTCCGGAGGTGGCTGCCGTGGAGCGCAAAGGTGGCTACAACGAGCTATGTGACGTCTGGGCCCTGGGCATCACCGCCATTGAGCTGGGCGAGCTGCAGCCCCCTCTATTTCACCTGCACCCCATGAG GGCCCTGATGCTCATGTCGAAGAGCAGCTTCCAGCCGCCTAAACTGAGAGATAAGACTCGCTG GACCCAGAATTTCCACCACTTCCTCAAATTGGCCCTGACCAAGAATCCCAAGAAGAGGCCGACAGCAGAGAAGCTCCTGCAG CACCCGTTCACAACCCAGCAGCTCCCTCGGGCCCTCCTCACACAGCTGCTGGACAAAGCCAGTGACCCTCATCTAGGGACCCCCTCCCCTGAGGACTGTGAGCTGGAG aCCTATGACATGTTTCCAGACACCATTCACTCCCGGGGGCAGCACGGCCCGGCCGAGAGGACCCCTTCAGAGATCCAGT TTCACCAGGTGAAATTTGGCGCCCCACGCAGGAAGGAAACTGACCCACTGAATGAGCCG TGGGAGGAAGAGTGGACACTACTGGGAAAGGAAGAGCTCAGTGG GAGCCTGCTGCAGTCGGTCCAGGAGGCCCTGGAGGAAAG GAGCCTGACCATTCGGTCAGCCTCAGAATTCCAG GAGCTGGACTCCCCAGAAGATGCCATGGGAACCATCAAGCGGGCCCCGTTCCTAGGGCCATTCCCCACTGAGCCTCCAGCAGAGGAGCCTCTGTCCAGTCCCCCAG GCCCCAACAGCGCCCCACTGCTGCCCACGGCCTGGGCCACCATGAAGCAGCGGGAGGATCCTGAG agGTCGTCCTGCCACGggctccccccaacccccaaggtGCAC ATGGGCGCCTGCTTCTCCAAGGTCTTCAACGGCTGCCCCCTGCGGATCCACGCTGCTGTCACCTGGATTCACCCTGTTACTCGGG ACCAATTCCTGGTGGTGGGGGCCGAGGAAGGCATCTACACACTCAACCTGCATGAACTGCATGAGGATACGCTGGAGAAG CTGATTTCACATCGCTGCTCCTGGCTCTACTGCGTGAACAACGTGCTGCTGTCACTCTCAG GGAAATCCACGCACATCTGGGCCCATGACCTCCCAGGCCTGTTTGAGCAGCGGAGGCTACAGCAACAGGTTCCCCTCTCCATCCCCACCAACCGCCTCACACAGCGCATCATCCCCAG GCGCTTTGCTCTGTCCACCAAGATTCCTGACACCAAAGGCTGCTTGCAGTGTCGTGTGG TGCGGAACCCCTACACGGGTGCCACCTTCCTGCTGGCCGCCCTGCCCACCAGCCTGCTCCTGCTGCAGTGGTACGAGCCGCTGCAGAAGTTCCTGCTGCTGAAG AACTTCTCCAgccccctgcccagcccagctggGATGCTGGAGCCACTGGTGCTGGATGGGAAGGAGTTGCCGCAGGTGTGTGTGGGGGCCGAAGGGCCTGAGGGGCCTGGCTGCCGCGTCCTGTTCCATGTCCTGCCCCTGGAGGCTGGCCTGACGCCTGACATCCTCATCCCACCTG AGGGAATCCCAGGCTCGGCTCAGCAGGTGATCCAGGTGGACAGGGACACAGTCCTAGTCAGCTTTGAAC GCTGCGTGAGGATTGTCAACATGCAGGGCGAGCCCACGGCCACACTGGCGCCTGAGCTGACCTTTGACTTCCCCATTGAGACTGTGG TGTGCCTGCAGGACAGCGTGCTGGCCTTCT